The Elusimicrobia bacterium HGW-Elusimicrobia-1 genome includes the window TTCTGTCAATGTTCCCGAGGTGACTTATGAAAATCAAATTGTTCGCAGTCCTTTCCGTGCTCGTTTTTGTCGCCGCCTGCGCAAAAAAACAGGTCGTCAAACCGCCCGAACCCGTCGCTCCCGTCGCAGAAAGCAAAGAAGAGCCCGATGTCAGAGCCGAGTGGGAAAGTATTCCCGAACTGGCCGTCGTTCTGTTTGATTACGACAAATACGACGTTCGCGCCGACGCCCGCGCCGCCCTTGTGAAGAACACGGAATATCTTAAAAATAATGCAGGGCTGAAAGTTCGTGTCGAGGGACATTGCGACGAAAGAGGAACCACCGAGTACAATCTCGCGCTGGGTCAGCGCCGCGCCTCCGCAATAAGGGATTACTACATACGCCTCGGCGTTCCCGCCGCCAGAATCGCCACTATTTCTTACGGCGAGGAAATGCCCGCCGTTTCCGGCTCTACCGAAGGCGCCTGGGCCAAAAATCGCCGCGCCGAGACGAAGATAGGCAGAGGGAAATAATCCTCGGCTCCCGCCGATAATTCCCATGAAACTCATTCCCGCCGCGGCTTTGGCCGTGTTCTTTCCTTTTGTTTTCGCGGGCTGTCTTGCCACTTCGCGCGAGATAGTCGAATTGCGCGACGACATCAACCAACTCCGGCTCAAACTCAACGAACTTCAGATTAATCAGGCCGACCTCGGCGACAAAATGTCGTCGCTGGACCTGAATATCTCCG containing:
- the pal gene encoding peptidoglycan-associated lipoprotein — encoded protein: MKIKLFAVLSVLVFVAACAKKQVVKPPEPVAPVAESKEEPDVRAEWESIPELAVVLFDYDKYDVRADARAALVKNTEYLKNNAGLKVRVEGHCDERGTTEYNLALGQRRASAIRDYYIRLGVPAARIATISYGEEMPAVSGSTEGAWAKNRRAETKIGRGK